Proteins encoded within one genomic window of Amycolatopsis nigrescens CSC17Ta-90:
- a CDS encoding sensor histidine kinase: MLHEACFYRGMTGFVEAAKAFIEEDAAAGQAVLVAVSAAKIDALREVLGADRQVTFADMAQLGRNPGRIISTWRRFVGEQQAAGRACRGIGEPIWPGRTEAELVECQRHEVLLNSAFAAASPWRLLCTYDITALKPAVLDEAMRSHPTVTSDGVRAPSEDYLPDLDRLGPELPAPPPRSEELAFTKESLRAVRRLVLERARQAGLSGEAAEDLALAAHEIAVNSVRHGGGWGLLHVWRAEGSLICQVDDYGTIVDPLVGRAIPAPGARLGRGLWMVNELCDLVRLRSTDDGTVVRMQMNLPQRES, translated from the coding sequence GTGCTGCATGAGGCCTGCTTCTACCGGGGCATGACGGGCTTCGTCGAGGCGGCCAAGGCCTTCATCGAAGAGGACGCGGCCGCCGGCCAGGCCGTGCTGGTGGCCGTCAGCGCGGCGAAGATCGACGCGCTGCGCGAGGTGCTCGGCGCAGACCGGCAGGTCACCTTCGCCGACATGGCCCAGCTCGGACGCAACCCCGGCCGGATCATCTCGACCTGGCGGAGGTTCGTCGGCGAACAGCAGGCCGCCGGGCGGGCCTGCCGGGGTATCGGGGAACCGATCTGGCCGGGTCGCACGGAAGCGGAGCTGGTCGAGTGCCAGCGGCACGAGGTGCTGCTGAACTCGGCTTTCGCCGCCGCCTCTCCGTGGCGGCTGTTGTGCACCTACGACATCACGGCCCTCAAGCCGGCCGTGCTCGACGAGGCGATGCGCAGCCATCCCACGGTGACCTCGGACGGCGTGCGCGCACCGAGCGAGGATTACCTGCCGGACTTGGACCGACTGGGACCCGAACTGCCCGCGCCGCCGCCGAGGTCGGAGGAACTGGCGTTCACCAAGGAAAGCCTCCGGGCCGTCCGCCGCCTGGTGCTCGAGCGCGCCCGGCAGGCGGGGCTGTCGGGCGAGGCGGCCGAGGATCTGGCGTTGGCCGCGCACGAGATCGCGGTGAACAGCGTGCGGCACGGTGGCGGCTGGGGCCTGCTCCACGTGTGGCGTGCCGAGGGGTCGCTGATCTGCCAGGTCGACGACTACGGCACGATCGTCGACCCGCTGGTGGGCAGGGCGATCCCGGCTCCGGGAGCGCGGCTGGGCCGCGGCCTGTGGATGGTCAACGAGCTCTGCGACCTGGTGCGGCTCCGGTCCACCGACGACGGAACCGTGGTCAGGATGCAGATGAACCTTCCTCAGCGGGAGAGCTAG
- a CDS encoding MEDS domain-containing protein — MSVSTGRVQLDAPDRDGHVGVVVDSPEGYDELVRPLLARGETRGEKMITLGSPDPVVADRAGGLMRCCDALLRGLRSELELARQQGYSGIRLIADMHRLDLQSLPARELFAFELELDRAVTELGVTMVCTYRSDLFAARSVGVAMCAHSQGLGINRHDLGFRFWSTGDHQWKMMGEIDSENADTFQLALAKAAALTSRLTLTFVDLRFIDLAGLQTIVETVNTFPDLLLTLERPSHSFRRCWGIFGYAQLCPRVVIAP, encoded by the coding sequence GTGAGTGTCAGCACGGGCCGAGTTCAGCTTGACGCACCTGACCGCGACGGCCATGTCGGAGTGGTGGTGGATTCGCCGGAGGGATACGACGAGCTGGTGCGGCCACTGCTGGCCAGAGGGGAGACCCGTGGGGAGAAAATGATCACGCTCGGGTCGCCGGACCCGGTCGTCGCGGACCGGGCGGGTGGCCTCATGCGCTGCTGTGATGCGCTGCTGCGCGGCCTGCGGTCCGAGCTGGAGTTGGCCCGGCAGCAGGGATACAGCGGGATTCGCCTGATCGCCGACATGCACCGGCTCGACCTGCAGTCCCTCCCGGCGCGCGAGCTGTTCGCCTTCGAGCTCGAACTGGACAGGGCGGTGACCGAGCTCGGCGTGACCATGGTGTGCACCTACCGCAGCGACCTGTTCGCCGCGCGGTCGGTCGGCGTGGCGATGTGCGCGCACTCCCAGGGCCTCGGGATCAACCGGCACGATCTCGGCTTCCGTTTTTGGAGCACGGGCGACCACCAGTGGAAGATGATGGGCGAAATCGACAGTGAAAACGCGGATACCTTCCAGCTCGCACTGGCCAAAGCGGCGGCTTTGACTTCGCGTCTTACACTGACGTTCGTGGATCTCAGATTTATCGATCTGGCCGGATTGCAAACCATCGTGGAAACTGTGAATACTTTTCCTGATTTGCTGCTCACACTTGAACGGCCGTCCCATTCCTTTCGCCGCTGCTGGGGGATCTTCGGCTACGCGCAGCTCTGTCCCCGGGTGGTGATCGCGCCTTGA
- a CDS encoding formylglycine-generating enzyme family protein, which yields MEAHPETELITIPSGQVTLSDRRTQHSWPVELASYRLAAFPITQARYVQVAGERPSTAHGDQLPVEGVSWWDAARFCNALSRRERLVPAYHLRPDAEEVEWDTSADGYRLPTEAEWEHACRAGTTGARYGQLDEIAWHRGNSDERIHGVGGKRPNAWGLYDMLGNVWEWCWDLYDAEVYGTYRVLRGGGWFDERWSCRASVRRRSHPTFKIDDVGFRIARSLPR from the coding sequence GTGGAAGCGCACCCGGAAACCGAGCTGATCACCATCCCGTCGGGACAGGTGACGCTGTCGGATCGGCGGACGCAGCACAGCTGGCCGGTCGAGCTCGCGTCGTACCGGCTCGCGGCGTTCCCGATCACCCAGGCACGCTACGTCCAGGTCGCGGGCGAGCGGCCGAGCACCGCGCACGGCGACCAGCTGCCCGTCGAAGGCGTTTCGTGGTGGGACGCGGCCCGGTTCTGCAACGCCCTGTCTCGACGCGAGCGACTGGTACCCGCGTATCACCTCCGCCCCGACGCCGAAGAGGTCGAATGGGACACGTCCGCTGACGGGTACCGGCTGCCGACCGAAGCCGAATGGGAGCACGCCTGCCGGGCCGGCACGACCGGCGCTCGGTACGGGCAGCTCGACGAGATCGCCTGGCATCGCGGCAACTCCGACGAGCGGATCCACGGCGTGGGCGGCAAGCGGCCCAACGCGTGGGGTCTGTACGACATGCTGGGCAACGTGTGGGAGTGGTGCTGGGACCTCTACGATGCCGAGGTCTACGGCACTTACCGAGTGCTGCGCGGCGGCGGATGGTTCGACGAGCGCTGGAGCTGCCGGGCTTCGGTCCGGCGCCGCAGCCACCCCACCTTCAAGATCGACGACGTCGGATTCCGCATCGCCCGCTCCCTCCCGCGCTGA
- a CDS encoding FGGY-family carbohydrate kinase: MAEPLLLGIDIGTSSSKGVLVDPRGAVVARASRAHETSYPHPGWVEHDAETVWWADFLALTRELVVAANGRSLAGLAVSGIGPVLLPADAAGRPLRPAILYGVDTRAGREIDELTAELGAESIVERGGTPLSSQAVGPKWRWLARHEPEVYRRTELFLMASSYLVHRLTGEYVLDHHSASQCDPMYDLRAADWAADWAELVAPGIELPRLAWPTEVAGTVSAAAAAETGLPQGLPVTAGTVDAWAEAASVGVTEPGDTMVMYGTTMFLVQVLADPRPHPGLWTTRGALPGTYSLAAGMATSGAVTDWLRKLLGRDFGDLVGMAADVPAGSRGLLLLPYFAGERTPLFDPDARGIVAGLTTAHGAAEIYRAALEGIAYGVRHNLEAMSAAGGVAGRLVAVGGGTQGGLWTQIVSDVTGTEQQIPAETIGAALGDALLAGVAIGAEPDIAAWNPVRETVRPDPARHEVYGEFYARYRELYPATSDIAHFLAGQQRSADTP, from the coding sequence GTGGCTGAGCCGTTGCTGCTCGGCATCGACATCGGCACCTCCAGCTCGAAAGGGGTCCTGGTGGACCCGCGGGGTGCCGTGGTGGCGCGGGCGAGCCGGGCGCACGAGACCTCCTATCCGCATCCGGGCTGGGTGGAGCACGACGCGGAAACGGTGTGGTGGGCCGATTTCCTGGCGCTGACCAGAGAGCTGGTTGTCGCCGCGAACGGGCGATCGCTGGCCGGGCTGGCGGTGAGCGGGATCGGCCCGGTGCTGCTGCCCGCCGACGCCGCCGGGCGCCCGCTGCGTCCGGCGATCCTGTACGGGGTGGACACCAGGGCGGGCCGGGAGATCGACGAGCTCACCGCCGAACTGGGCGCCGAGTCCATTGTGGAGCGCGGGGGCACGCCGCTTTCGTCGCAGGCGGTGGGGCCGAAGTGGCGCTGGCTGGCGCGTCACGAGCCGGAGGTCTACCGGCGCACCGAGCTGTTCCTGATGGCCAGCTCCTATCTCGTGCACCGGCTGACCGGCGAGTACGTGCTCGACCACCATTCGGCCAGCCAGTGCGACCCGATGTACGACCTGCGCGCGGCGGACTGGGCAGCGGACTGGGCCGAACTGGTCGCACCGGGGATCGAGCTGCCGAGGCTGGCCTGGCCGACCGAGGTGGCCGGCACCGTTTCCGCCGCCGCTGCCGCGGAAACCGGTCTGCCACAAGGACTTCCGGTTACCGCGGGCACCGTGGACGCCTGGGCCGAGGCGGCCAGCGTCGGTGTCACCGAGCCCGGAGACACGATGGTCATGTACGGCACGACGATGTTCCTGGTCCAGGTGCTGGCCGACCCGCGCCCGCATCCTGGCCTGTGGACCACCCGCGGCGCGCTGCCCGGTACCTACTCGCTCGCCGCGGGCATGGCGACCTCCGGCGCGGTGACCGACTGGCTGCGCAAGCTTCTCGGCCGGGACTTCGGCGATCTGGTCGGGATGGCCGCCGACGTACCGGCCGGCAGCCGAGGCCTGTTGTTGCTGCCGTACTTCGCCGGGGAGCGCACGCCGCTGTTCGACCCGGACGCCCGCGGCATCGTCGCCGGTCTGACCACCGCGCACGGTGCGGCCGAGATCTACCGCGCCGCCCTGGAAGGGATCGCGTACGGGGTGCGGCACAACCTGGAGGCGATGAGCGCCGCCGGCGGGGTTGCCGGCAGGCTGGTCGCCGTCGGCGGGGGCACCCAGGGCGGGCTGTGGACGCAGATCGTCAGCGATGTCACCGGCACCGAGCAGCAGATCCCGGCCGAGACGATCGGGGCCGCGCTGGGTGACGCGCTGCTCGCCGGGGTGGCGATCGGTGCCGAACCGGATATCGCGGCCTGGAACCCGGTGCGGGAGACCGTCCGCCCGGACCCGGCGCGCCACGAGGTCTACGGCGAGTTCTACGCGCGGTACCGCGAGCTCTACCCGGCCACTTCGGACATCGCCCATTTCCTCGCCGGCCAGCAGCGCTCCGCGGACACTCCCTGA
- a CDS encoding L-fucose/L-arabinose isomerase family protein: MARIGVLSISDGRDHVHARNAEFIQSKQDALVRALTSAGHEVVVAPDLVATNTLAVSAARAVAAADVDVTIFYYAVWSFPHFTMLAADATRSPLILVASTDPTEPGLVGMLAAGGALDQIGRAHTRLWGAPDDAELADKVGAQARASAAVASLRGSTFGRFGGRPMGMNTTVANTDQWMRKFGVDVEEIDQYELVLRAEKADAGEAARAREWIEAHAAGVHYDGKKLTPELLERQIRSYLAIRDIIAERKLDFSGIKGQPELTEHFATMDVTEAFLNDPYDWNGPKDVHVTATEADMDGALTMQLMHKISGDPVLFADVRHYHADRDIWDLCNSGQHATWYAARSDDPAENLAKVNFYPEVFFFPAGGASVQHIAAPGQMTLGRLTRLDGEYRLQLMLGEFESYDDATNEALVQQSTPEWPHAFARLDAPGETFLANFGANHIHAVPGDRRAELRAVASLLGIRLDEWSRG, encoded by the coding sequence GTGGCCCGCATCGGCGTGCTCAGCATTTCCGACGGGCGTGACCACGTGCACGCCCGCAACGCCGAGTTCATTCAGTCCAAACAGGACGCGCTGGTGCGCGCGCTGACCTCGGCAGGACATGAGGTGGTGGTGGCGCCGGACCTGGTGGCCACGAACACGCTGGCGGTTTCCGCCGCGCGCGCGGTCGCCGCGGCCGACGTGGACGTGACCATCTTCTACTACGCGGTGTGGAGCTTTCCGCACTTCACCATGCTCGCCGCGGACGCCACCCGCAGCCCGCTGATCCTGGTGGCCAGCACCGACCCGACCGAGCCCGGCCTGGTCGGCATGCTCGCCGCGGGCGGGGCGCTGGACCAGATCGGCCGCGCGCACACCAGGCTCTGGGGCGCGCCGGACGACGCCGAACTGGCGGACAAGGTCGGCGCGCAGGCCCGTGCGTCGGCCGCGGTCGCGTCGCTGCGCGGTTCCACCTTCGGCCGGTTCGGCGGCAGGCCGATGGGCATGAACACGACGGTGGCCAACACCGACCAGTGGATGCGCAAGTTCGGCGTGGACGTGGAGGAGATCGACCAGTACGAGCTGGTGCTGCGGGCGGAAAAGGCCGATGCCGGCGAAGCGGCGCGGGCCCGCGAATGGATCGAGGCGCACGCGGCCGGGGTGCACTACGACGGCAAGAAGCTCACGCCGGAGCTGCTGGAGCGGCAAATCCGGTCATATCTGGCGATTCGCGACATCATCGCCGAGCGGAAGCTGGACTTCTCCGGAATCAAGGGGCAGCCGGAGCTCACCGAGCACTTCGCCACCATGGACGTCACCGAGGCGTTCCTGAACGACCCGTACGACTGGAACGGCCCGAAGGACGTGCACGTCACCGCCACCGAGGCGGATATGGACGGCGCGCTCACCATGCAGCTGATGCACAAGATCTCCGGTGACCCGGTGCTGTTCGCCGATGTGCGGCACTACCACGCCGACCGGGACATCTGGGACCTGTGCAACTCGGGCCAGCACGCGACCTGGTACGCCGCGCGTAGCGACGATCCGGCGGAGAACCTGGCCAAGGTGAACTTCTATCCCGAGGTGTTCTTCTTCCCCGCCGGCGGCGCCTCCGTGCAGCACATCGCCGCGCCGGGGCAGATGACGCTGGGCAGGCTGACCAGGCTGGACGGCGAGTACCGGCTGCAGCTGATGCTGGGCGAGTTCGAGAGCTACGACGACGCCACCAACGAGGCGCTGGTCCAGCAGTCCACCCCGGAATGGCCGCACGCCTTCGCCAGGCTGGATGCGCCGGGGGAGACCTTCCTGGCCAACTTCGGCGCGAACCACATCCACGCGGTGCCGGGTGACCGCCGGGCGGAGCTGCGCGCGGTGGCGTCCCTGCTCGGCATCCGGCTCGACGAGTGGTCCCGTGGCTGA
- a CDS encoding LacI family DNA-binding transcriptional regulator has protein sequence MATISDVAAKAGVSTATVSRALNGKSTVDPALAARVQAAAVELGYHPNGLARNLRRQETAVLALIISDVENPFFTAIARGVEDVAQTAGYSVVLCNSDESAEKERRYIDVALQERVAGVVLSPTGASTSVNVLHKRGTPVVAVDRPLAEPSGDQVLVDTRLAAREATAHLIAAGYQRLGCITGPAGVRTADDRLAGFRDALRSGGRRASKLVRRAEYRATGAWQATLDLLDEPEPPDALLVANSAMAIGVLEALTSRGLRLGRDLGVVAFDDVPWATLIDPPLTVVAQPAYELGTVAARLLLARISDGSRPPTATTLGARLIERGSTQRS, from the coding sequence GTGGCGACTATCAGTGACGTCGCCGCGAAGGCCGGCGTCTCGACGGCGACCGTCTCGCGAGCGCTGAACGGCAAATCCACTGTGGATCCGGCACTCGCGGCCAGGGTGCAGGCGGCGGCCGTCGAGCTGGGCTATCACCCCAACGGCCTGGCCCGGAACCTTCGCCGCCAGGAGACCGCCGTACTCGCCCTGATCATCTCGGACGTGGAGAACCCCTTCTTCACCGCCATCGCGCGCGGGGTGGAGGACGTCGCGCAGACCGCCGGCTACTCGGTGGTGCTGTGCAACTCCGACGAAAGCGCGGAGAAGGAGCGCCGCTACATCGACGTCGCGCTCCAGGAGCGGGTGGCCGGTGTGGTGCTCTCCCCCACCGGCGCCTCCACCAGCGTGAACGTACTGCACAAGCGCGGCACGCCGGTGGTGGCGGTGGACCGGCCGCTCGCCGAGCCGAGCGGGGACCAGGTGCTGGTGGACACCCGGCTCGCCGCCCGCGAGGCGACCGCGCACCTGATCGCCGCGGGCTACCAGCGGCTCGGCTGCATCACCGGGCCGGCCGGGGTGCGCACCGCGGACGATCGGCTGGCCGGTTTCCGCGACGCGTTGCGCTCCGGCGGCCGCCGCGCCTCGAAGCTGGTCCGGCGGGCCGAGTACCGCGCCACCGGGGCCTGGCAGGCCACCCTCGACCTGCTGGACGAGCCGGAGCCGCCGGACGCGCTGCTGGTGGCCAACAGCGCGATGGCGATCGGCGTGCTGGAGGCGCTGACCTCACGCGGGCTCCGGCTCGGCCGCGACCTCGGCGTGGTCGCCTTCGACGACGTGCCGTGGGCGACCCTGATCGACCCGCCGCTGACCGTGGTCGCCCAGCCCGCCTACGAGCTCGGCACGGTCGCCGCACGGCTGCTGCTGGCCAGGATCAGCGACGGCTCCCGGCCGCCCACCGCGACCACCCTCGGCGCCCGGCTGATCGAACGCGGCAGCACCCAGCGCTCGTGA
- a CDS encoding substrate-binding domain-containing protein, which produces MTAKSGRGTRVTAFAAGTLLAVSALAACGTTSENSQPQSSSGQPGAPADCGGPDGEYTIGMSQANVQEPYRERMDDDIRKAAGAVPQFTVNFADAQQDNSKQVEQVDTFLTQQIDLLIISPNEATPLTAVVKKAYDKGIPVLVLDRKVDGDAYTSFIGADNVEIGRQAGQFFADTLLPNGGKIAELKGLAGSTPAKERSDGFKQGIEGKNIEIVATGDGDWLRDKGQQQADALIKANPDIQAIYSHNDPMGEGARIAAQNAGKNDLKIVGIDGLPIESGGIKAVEADRLSATLLYPTGGKEAVETAKKILVDCQPAEKTQTLPTKLVTKANAAQVYADLNRG; this is translated from the coding sequence ATGACAGCGAAGTCAGGTCGAGGTACCAGGGTCACCGCGTTTGCCGCCGGCACCCTGCTCGCGGTGTCCGCGCTCGCCGCCTGCGGCACCACCAGCGAAAACTCGCAGCCGCAGTCCAGCTCGGGGCAGCCAGGCGCGCCTGCCGACTGCGGCGGCCCTGATGGCGAGTACACCATCGGGATGAGCCAGGCCAACGTGCAGGAGCCCTACCGCGAGCGGATGGACGACGACATCCGCAAGGCGGCCGGGGCCGTGCCGCAGTTCACGGTGAACTTCGCGGACGCGCAGCAGGACAACTCCAAGCAGGTCGAGCAGGTGGACACCTTCCTCACCCAGCAGATCGACCTGCTGATCATCAGCCCGAACGAGGCCACCCCGCTCACCGCGGTGGTGAAGAAGGCCTACGACAAGGGCATTCCGGTGCTGGTGCTGGACCGCAAGGTGGACGGGGACGCGTACACCTCGTTCATCGGCGCGGACAACGTCGAGATCGGTCGCCAGGCAGGCCAGTTCTTCGCGGACACCCTGCTGCCGAACGGCGGGAAGATCGCCGAGCTCAAGGGGTTGGCCGGGTCCACCCCGGCGAAGGAGCGCAGCGACGGCTTCAAGCAGGGCATCGAGGGCAAGAACATCGAGATCGTCGCCACCGGGGACGGCGACTGGCTGCGCGACAAGGGGCAGCAGCAGGCGGACGCGCTGATCAAGGCGAACCCGGACATCCAGGCCATCTACTCGCACAACGACCCGATGGGCGAGGGGGCCAGGATCGCCGCGCAGAACGCCGGCAAGAACGACCTGAAGATCGTCGGCATCGACGGCCTGCCGATCGAGTCCGGCGGGATCAAGGCCGTGGAGGCGGACCGGCTCTCCGCCACGCTGCTCTACCCGACCGGTGGCAAGGAGGCGGTGGAGACCGCGAAGAAGATCCTGGTCGACTGCCAGCCCGCAGAGAAGACCCAGACCCTGCCGACCAAGCTGGTCACCAAGGCGAACGCGGCGCAGGTCTACGCCGACCTCAACCGCGGCTGA
- a CDS encoding ABC transporter permease, with protein sequence MTEQTEAKPEPVLDPELKGSRGTVFVDTLFKFQSLFGLVLVFIAAVVFSPSKNGELLFLDSGNLFNVVRSISEIGILAVGMTLVILIGGIDLSVGSVLGLASVGAAVLLVDNDLGALPVVLIVLVIGLAFGLLQGVASAKFGIQAFIVTLAGMQIARGLARIWSGGQGVSITYGDAPGQAPVVFSLLGERTFNGLVPIPALIFIVVAALAVVLLRVSAFSRHVYAIGGNEKAARLSGVPVTRVKIIVFGVCGLLAALAGIVHAGQLNFGGPNDGAMYELDAIAAVVIGGTSLMGGRGSVVGTVAGALLVGVLRNILALNNIDSNIQLLIIGLVIVLAAGLQRLRPASVSS encoded by the coding sequence ATGACCGAGCAGACCGAGGCCAAGCCCGAGCCGGTACTGGACCCGGAGCTGAAGGGCAGCAGAGGCACCGTCTTCGTGGACACCCTGTTCAAGTTCCAGAGCCTGTTCGGCCTGGTGCTGGTGTTCATCGCGGCGGTGGTGTTCTCGCCGAGCAAGAACGGCGAGCTGCTCTTCCTCGACTCCGGCAACCTGTTCAACGTGGTGCGCTCGATCTCGGAGATCGGCATCCTGGCGGTCGGCATGACGCTGGTGATCCTGATCGGCGGGATCGACCTGTCCGTCGGCTCGGTGCTCGGCCTCGCCAGCGTCGGCGCCGCCGTGCTGTTGGTCGACAACGACCTCGGCGCGCTGCCGGTGGTGCTGATCGTGCTCGTGATCGGACTCGCGTTCGGCCTGCTCCAGGGGGTGGCCAGCGCGAAGTTCGGCATCCAGGCGTTCATCGTGACGCTGGCCGGGATGCAGATCGCCCGCGGCCTGGCCAGGATCTGGTCGGGCGGTCAGGGCGTGTCGATCACCTACGGCGATGCGCCCGGCCAGGCGCCGGTGGTGTTCTCGCTGCTCGGTGAGCGGACCTTCAACGGGTTGGTGCCGATCCCGGCGCTGATCTTCATCGTGGTGGCGGCGCTGGCCGTGGTGCTGCTGCGGGTCAGCGCGTTCTCCCGGCACGTCTACGCGATCGGCGGGAACGAGAAGGCCGCCCGGCTCTCCGGCGTACCGGTGACCAGGGTGAAGATCATCGTCTTCGGGGTTTGCGGGCTGCTCGCCGCGCTGGCCGGGATCGTGCACGCCGGGCAGCTGAACTTCGGCGGCCCGAACGACGGCGCGATGTACGAGCTGGATGCGATCGCCGCGGTGGTGATCGGCGGCACCAGCCTGATGGGCGGTCGTGGCTCGGTCGTCGGCACGGTGGCGGGCGCGCTGCTGGTCGGCGTGCTGCGCAACATCCTGGCGCTGAACAACATCGACTCCAATATCCAACTGCTGATCATCGGTCTGGTGATCGTCCTCGCCGCGGGGCTGCAACGTCTTCGCCCGGCTTCGGTGAGCTCGTAG
- a CDS encoding sugar ABC transporter ATP-binding protein: MDHSAAALVSMIGVSKSYGGVQAVSGVDFAVRAGEVHALLGENGAGKSTLMKVLSGEVRGFQGRIEIEGEPARFAGPADAQRAGIAMIHQELDLVPALSVAENIYLGREPRTRAGTVDRRRMTTLTAELLARIGVPLDGRRPVEQLRTGEQQLVTIAKALSLDARILIMDEPTSALSSHEVDQLFRVIGELRRTGAGMVYISHRMAEIGRIADRATVLRNGSVVAEFDARSMTAAQASEAMVGRPVHLMFRAEAESAEPVPEQTAGEDVLVVDNLALRLRRPRPGRRDPAGISLRVGRGEIVGLAGLLGSGRTELLETLYGVGAKGRWSGRVELNGRPVRPRGPRRALRLGMAFVPEDRRIAGLALEHSVLANTVLSIVDRIGRLGLVSRTAERKRARASTERLGVKLASLSSPVGALSGGNQQKVVLGRNLLTEPSLLLLDEPTRGVDVGAKAEIYRLLGEIAAQGVGVLVASSELAELIGVCDRVVVLRDGESVRELNTREVGEAELLAASMGEVSMGELAGGETR; the protein is encoded by the coding sequence ATGGACCACAGTGCCGCGGCGCTGGTCAGCATGATCGGTGTCAGCAAGTCCTACGGTGGGGTGCAGGCCGTCTCGGGCGTCGACTTCGCGGTGCGCGCCGGTGAGGTGCACGCGCTGCTCGGGGAGAACGGCGCCGGCAAGTCCACTTTGATGAAGGTGCTCTCCGGCGAGGTGCGCGGGTTCCAGGGGCGGATCGAGATCGAGGGCGAGCCGGCCAGGTTCGCCGGCCCGGCGGACGCCCAGCGCGCCGGTATCGCGATGATCCACCAGGAGCTGGACCTGGTGCCCGCGCTGTCCGTGGCGGAGAACATCTACCTCGGACGCGAGCCGAGGACCCGCGCCGGCACCGTGGACCGGCGGCGGATGACCACGCTGACCGCCGAGCTGCTGGCGCGGATCGGCGTGCCGTTGGACGGTCGCCGGCCGGTGGAACAGCTGCGGACCGGTGAGCAGCAGCTGGTCACCATCGCGAAGGCGCTGTCGCTGGACGCCCGCATCCTGATCATGGACGAGCCGACCTCCGCGTTGTCCTCGCACGAGGTGGACCAGCTGTTCCGGGTGATCGGCGAACTGCGCCGGACCGGGGCGGGCATGGTCTACATCTCGCACCGGATGGCCGAGATCGGCCGGATCGCGGACCGGGCGACGGTGCTGCGCAACGGATCCGTGGTCGCCGAGTTCGACGCGCGCTCGATGACCGCGGCGCAGGCATCGGAGGCGATGGTGGGCCGGCCGGTGCACCTGATGTTCCGCGCGGAGGCCGAGTCCGCCGAACCGGTGCCGGAGCAGACCGCCGGTGAAGATGTGCTGGTGGTGGACAACCTGGCCCTGCGGCTGCGCCGGCCGCGCCCCGGACGGCGGGACCCGGCGGGGATCAGCCTGCGGGTGGGCCGGGGCGAGATCGTCGGACTGGCAGGGCTGCTCGGCTCCGGGCGCACCGAGCTGCTGGAGACGCTGTACGGGGTCGGCGCGAAGGGTCGGTGGAGCGGCCGGGTGGAGCTGAACGGCAGGCCGGTGCGTCCGCGCGGGCCGCGGCGGGCGCTGCGGCTGGGCATGGCGTTCGTGCCGGAGGACCGCCGGATCGCCGGGCTGGCGCTGGAGCACTCGGTGCTCGCCAACACGGTTCTATCCATTGTGGACAGAATTGGCAGGCTGGGTCTGGTGTCCAGGACGGCGGAACGCAAGCGGGCACGGGCGAGCACCGAGCGGCTCGGGGTCAAGCTGGCGTCGCTGTCCAGCCCGGTCGGCGCGTTGTCCGGCGGGAACCAGCAGAAGGTGGTGCTCGGGCGCAACCTGCTCACCGAGCCGTCGCTGCTGCTGCTGGACGAGCCGACCAGGGGCGTGGACGTGGGGGCCAAGGCGGAGATCTACCGGCTGCTCGGCGAGATCGCGGCGCAGGGGGTCGGCGTGCTGGTCGCGTCCTCCGAACTGGCCGAGCTGATCGGGGTGTGCGACCGGGTCGTGGTACTGCGGGACGGGGAGAGCGTGCGGGAACTGAACACTCGAGAGGTCGGGGAGGCCGAGTTGCTCGCGGCTTCGATGGGCGAGGTCTCGATGGGCGAGCTGGCCGGGGGAGAGACGCGATGA